The genome window CTAGTGCGCCTTAAGCGGTGAGCTTAGCGCGGCCCTTACGGCGACGGGCCGCCACGATGGCACGGCCGGCACGGGTGCGCATGCGGGTGCGGAAGCCGTGCTTGCGCGAACGACGACGGTTATTGGGCTGGAAAGTGCGCTTGCCTTTTGCCACTGTTCATTCTCCTCAAGTATTCGCATGTCGGCCGACGGCT of Corynebacterium sp. 21KM1197 contains these proteins:
- the rpmH gene encoding 50S ribosomal protein L34, which produces MAKGKRTFQPNNRRRSRKHGFRTRMRTRAGRAIVAARRRKGRAKLTA